From Cyanobacteriota bacterium:
AAATGGCATGGATTCTAGCTCAACGGTGCAAAATCCCAATGTTTCTAGGTAGGCTATGAGAGCGGCCTCATTGATAATTTTGCGGGTAGCTGCGGCACGACGGGTAATGTAGAGCCGAGCAGGTGGGTTGGGGCCGATCGCTGCTGCTATGCCATGGGGTAGAAACTGCTGCCGTAAAAATCTGCAACTATCTGGTGTAATGCGGCTAGCTAAGTGGGGAACTAGCAGTTGCCGAGCAGTAATGTAGGGATAATCAGTATTAGCTATGAGCTTATGGGCAGGAATCTGGAGCAGACTTAGGGTTTCTCGTT
This genomic window contains:
- a CDS encoding glycosyltransferase family 61 protein — protein: RETLSLLQIPAHKLIANTDYPYITARQLLVPHLASRITPDSCRFLRQQFLPHGIAAAIGPNPPARLYITRRAAATRKIINEAALIAYLETLGFCTVELESMPFQEQVALMSQATAVVAVHGSGLTNIVFCKPGTCVVELLSRNYLTPYYSFISKQVGLRYFCLLGENPEQREPGDYTDLGYMWEDIVIDLPALAKLLTFAELA